Proteins encoded in a region of the Magallana gigas chromosome 8, xbMagGiga1.1, whole genome shotgun sequence genome:
- the LOC117689678 gene encoding E3 ubiquitin-protein ligase TRIM71-like translates to MDPWNSAQDVVRCTLCKNPMAPMYCEFCHIHLCNDCKEKHISDSSKVHNVVPLKQHWTALNYPKCRKHHTQQCKLHCEQCDIPICVQCISSGKHLEHKQIDISKYLENKKKYVLRDLQELEKSLYPRYKEIASNIPVQKADLSKNSQKLTTAIDKQGEVWHREIDTIITNLKSNVEEMESKHLVVLNKQENEITHTISEITQTIAELKKLLNSKDVCLVSEYKSRNAEFKRLPPKLKVFLPNFRPQEIHTDQLIKQFGSLSALSFTTKEQNYSMPTQGAESSHQDRILIDVPMVTIAIDTGYEYLYNVACLNDTEMWTRGEDSMMKLFNLRKELVKSIQTKSGNDPRDIALTKSGDLVYTDYNDRTVNIVKNTQIQTVIRLRGWKPDCICSTSSGELLIVLDRDDRKQTKVVRYSSSTEKQIIQYDDKGQPLYSSGGTKYINENRNLDICVSDNKAHAVVVVNQAGKLRFTYTGPPSTTKGSFIPRGITTDSLCRILTADSNNQCIHILDQDGQFLRYIDNCHLGFPWGLCVDGGDNLFVAELGTGKVKKIQNYI, encoded by the coding sequence ATGGACCCCTGGAACAGCGCCCAGGATGTTGTACGCTGCACCCTGTGTAAAAATCCTATGGCCCCAATGTACTGTGAATTTTGTCATATACATCTGTGTAATGACTGTAAAGAGAAGCATATATCTGATTCCTCTAAAGTTCATAACGTGGTGCCACTTAAGCAACACTGGACTGCACTGAACTATCCTAAGTGTAGGAAACACCACACTCAACAATGTAAACTccactgtgaacaatgtgacattcctatttgtgtacAATGTATTTCATCTGGAAAACATCTGGAACATAAACAAATTGACATTTCAAAATACTtggaaaacaaaaagaaatatgtactGAGAGATTTGCAAGAACTAGAGAAATCCCTTTATCCTAGGTACAAAGAGATTGCATCCAACATCCCAGTGCAAAAAGCTGATCTGAGTAAAAATTCCCAGAAATTGACAACAGCAATTGACAAACAAGGAGAAGtctggcacagagaaatagacaccattaTCACAAACCTGAAATCTAACGTGGAGGAAATGGAATCCAAACACCTGGTCGTTCTTAATAAACAGGAAAATGAAATCACacacaccatttctgaaatcacacagaccatTGCTGAACTGAAGAAGTTACTAAATTCCAAAGATGTCTGTCTTGTCTCTGAGtacaaatccaggaatgctGAGTTCaaaagattgcctcctaaactcaaaGTGTTCTTACCAAACTTTAGGCCTCAGGAAATCCACACAGATCAGCTGATcaaacagtttggttctctgtcagcattATCTTTTACAACAAAGGAACAAAACTATAGCATGCCGACCCAAGGAGCAGAGTCCTCTCACCAAGACCGAATTCTGATAGATGTACCCATGGTCACCATTGCAATAGACACTGGGTATGAATATCTATACAATGTGGCCTGTTTAAATGATACAGAGATGTGGACGCGTGGGGAAGACAGCATGATGAAACTATTCAACCTCAGGAAGGAATTAGTAAAGTCCATTCAAACCAAATCAGGGAATGATCCACGGGACATTGCACTGACAAAGAGTGgtgatctagtttatactgattacaatgatagaactgtgaacatagtgaagaatacacagatacagacagtgatcagattACGGGGGTGGAAACCTGACTGTATTTGTAGTACCTCTTCTGGTGAACTCTTGATTGTTTTGGACAGGGACGAtcgaaaacaaacaaaagttgtgcgaTATTCtagctccacagagaaacaaattattcaatacgatgacaaaggacaacccctctattcatctggtggcACTAAATACATAAATGAGAACAGGAACCTTGATATTTGTGTGTCCGACAATAAAGCccatgcagtagtggtggtcaatcaggccgggaaactccggtttacctacactggtcctccctctacaACCAAGGGATCTTTTATACCACGCGGCATTACAACAGACAGCCTatgtcggatcctgacagcagacagTAACAACCAgtgtatccacatcctggatcaggacggacagttcctccgctataTTGATAACTGTCATTTAGGATTcccatggggtttatgtgttGACGGcggagacaacctctttgtggctgagttaggaacaggtaaagtgaagaaaatacaaaattacatataa
- the LOC105327396 gene encoding 3'-5' exoribonuclease 1 — MSTVEDSDGANTASGEKDAESSKMHKVHKMRAKRDHGGDIDPVYKKLSAINGEINRMSSKELRDKLAELKLDVRGSKDILQKRLKMHYKQRKLMKAKVKPPGNSTYDYLIIIDFEATCQENNLNYNHEIIEFPAVLVDCHTRETVDEFHEFCKPIINPRLTEFCCGLTGITQDVVDKADEFPAVLERMESWMSSHYLGVDHTFAVVTDGPWDMSRFLQMQCNFSKIHFPHWGKKWINIRKAYSSYYSCKRMNLEEMLINLGLKFQGTQHCGLHDSRNIARIAIQLLNDGCDLVKNEFLHVAPPSPGTKSLGCLSNISSGDTSDHQNRTKEEIVKKLEDMKLESKNFVEENQDLLEYHRLQST; from the exons ATGTCAACAGTTGAAGATTCTGATGGAGCTAACACTGCCTCTGGTGAAAAG GATGCTGAATCTTCTAAGATGCATAAAGTTCACAAGATGAGAGCCAAACGAGACCACGGGGGTGACATTGACCCTGTGTACAAGAAGCTATCAGCCATCAATGGAGAGATCAATCGGATGTCCTCCAAGGAACTACGGGACAAGCTTGCTGAACTAAAGCTTGATGTCAg AGGTTCCAAGGACATTTTGCAGAAACGGCTGAAGATGCATTATAAGCAAAGAAAGCTCATGAAAGCAAAAGTAAAACCACCAGGAAACTCAACATACGATTATTTGATTATCATTGACTTTGAAGCAACATGCCAGGAGAATAATTTGAATTACAATCACGAGATCATCGAGTTTCCAGCCGTCTTGGTGGACTGTCACACAAGAGAAACA GTAGACGAGTTTCATGAGTTCTGCAAGCCTATCATCAACCCGAGGCTGACAGAGTTCTGTTGTGGTTTGACAGGAATAACTCAG GATGTGGTAGATAAAGCGGATGAATTTCCGGCAGTGCTGGAAAGAATGGAGTCTTGGATGTCCAGTCATTATCTGGGGGTGGATCATACATTTGCAGTGGTCACAGATGG ACCATGGGATATGAGCCGTTTCCTTCAAATGCAGTGCAATTTTAGTAAAATTCATTTTCCTCATTGGGGAAAGAAATGGATCAACATTCGTAAAGCATATTCAAGTTACTATTCATGTAAGCGTATGAACTTGGAGGAGATGCTTATAAATCTAGGACTGAAATTCCAAGGAACGCAACATTGTGGACTTCATGATTCACGAAACATAGCAAGAATTGCCATACAGCTCTTAAATGATGGTTGTGATTTAGTCAAAAACGAATTTCTCCATGTAGCCCCTCCCTCTCCTGGTACAAAGTCACTGGGATGCTTGTCAAACATTTCGTCAGGGGACACATCAGACCATCAGAACAGAACAAAGGAGGAAATAGTAAAGAAACTGGAGGATATGAAATTAGAGTCCAAGAACTTTGTGGAGGAGAATCAAGATTTGTTGGAATATCACAGATTGCAGTCAACCTGA
- the LOC105327391 gene encoding 26S proteasome non-ATPase regulatory subunit 4: MVLESTVVCVDSSDYMRNGDFIPTRFQAQQDAVNLVCHSKTRSNPENNVGLIAMGSTVDVLVTLTSDVGRLLSKLHQVQPKGNIKFNTAVKVAHLALKHRQGRNHKMRIVVFVGSPIEDDEKEMVKMAKKLKKEKVNIDIINFGEEQINTDKLTTFINTINGKDGNSCHLVTVPPGPMLSEALMNSPILVGEDGSGAGLSAVGFEFGVDPNEDPELALALRVSMEEQRARQEDEAKKTNPGAPTETGTQPAESAGGNDSAMLEQALAMSMNPDSADQPTPSVPDFGSMSEEEQIAYAMQMSLANSAAPSTENTPAPMDVDDEGKPSDDKKGDEDYSDVMNDPAFLQQVLENLPGVDPQDEAIQSAVSSMTKDGSKKEDKKDGK, from the exons ATGGTTCTCGAAAGCACTGTTGTCTG TGTTGACAGCAGCGATTATATGAGAAATGGGGACTTCATCCCAACTCGGTTTCAAGCACAACAAGATGCTGTCAACCTCGTGTGTCATTCCAAAACACGCTCCAACCCAGAGAATAATGTTGGTCTAATTGCTATGGGAAG cACTGTTGATGTGTTGGTTACCTTGACATCTGATGTGGGTCGATTGCTGAGTAAACTGCATCAAGTACAGCCCAAAGGAAACATCAAGTTCAACACCGCAGTCAAAGTGGCTCAT CTGGCCCTGAAACACAGACAGGGCAGAAACCACAAGATGAGGATCGTGGTGTTTGTAGGGAGTCCCATAGAGGACGACGAGAAGGAG ATGGTCAAGATGGCAAAGAAACTAAAGAAAGAGAAAGTCAACATTGATATCATAAACTTTGGTGAAGAG CAAATAAACACAGATAAGTTGACCACCTTTATCAACACCATCAATGGAAAAGATGGAAACAG CTGCCATCTGGTGACAGTTCCCCCTGGACCAATGCTGTCCGAGGCCCTGATGAATTCCCCGATCCTAGTGGGGGAGGATGGATCTGGAGCAGGACTCTCTGCAGTCGGATTCGAATTCGGAGTGGATCCAAATGAAGATCCAGAACTGGCTCTg GCTCTGCGTGTGTCAATGGAGGAACAAAGAGCCAGACAGGAGGACGAAGCTAAGAAGACGAACCCTGGGGCCCCCACGGAAACAGGAACACAGCCAGCTGAATCAGCTGGAG GAAACGACTCTGCCATGTTGGAGCAGGCCCTGGCCATGTCCATGAATCCAGACTCCGCGGATCAGCCTACTCCAAGTGTTCCGGACTTTGGATCGATGAGTGAGGAAGAGCAGATAGCCTATGCCATGCAGATGTCCCTGGCTAATTCTG CTGCTCCTTCAACAGAAAACACCCCAGCACCTATGGACGTTGATGACGAAGGAAAACCCTCGGATGATAAAAAG GGAGATGAGGATTACTCGGACGTGATGAACGACCCCGCCTTCCTGCAGCAGGTGTTAGAGAACCTCCCCGGAGTGGACCCCCAGGACGAGGCCATTCAGAGTGCCGTCAGCTCCATGACCAAAGACGGCAGCAAAAAGGAGGATAAAAAGGACGGGAAGTAG
- the LOC105335449 gene encoding uncharacterized protein: protein MPECQAKFCTVRRGQGFNTFSIPDPKRDYELCKRWIHNLGNDKLNIKTFVFAYYKIVCEKHFEEDCFEDDLEARLMNFKPRKKLKKGAVPTIFLDSKTPKKRETSEKRIKEKEKVELLENILVNAEDDDNIDEPGCSYDTGRSGQKRKGETIPVGKSKKPKNSKNTVDVGIQFEYMDERTMKDMGTQCDIRTEKSTEFCVNCRSRENPGLATSDHGYSKIFQDIPSTSETDTIFLSSTPVKSAQCFSHTFESDELSPVKSITTKADPDFSFIPSDESTNELSNLSSDEEQDVNPTEDSKFIVFWSCIKSLFCMLMCQVCKQPFDANATNHYVNGTGLSVEFNCMNNHKFTWKSQPFVGKQPIGNIMLSAATYFSGLTFSGISNFAKCMNLKIISRTTFINNSRTLVLPVIDMYYREQQNDILKKMKRKPLVICGDGRCDSPGFNAKYCTYTVMEAMTSAILDFNVVQVSETGSSSTMELEGFKRCLSKLKQSNISIKALATDRHVQIRSFLRKEHPGIKHQFDVWHLAKSICKKLLVASKKKGCEDLAPWIRSVNNHIWYCACRCRGDPDLLVEMWRSLEHHICNVHEFPGNNYTKCGHPQLSTKETRKKKWLQKGSKAHKALVTVIFHKRLLKDIRQLNLFCHTGELEVYHSMMLKYIPKRQEFKYEQMVARTQLSAIDHNFNIWRNQKTDDEGQPKFYRAFSKVTGRWTAKRLYEEKDYGFRLDLMDMVLEQKELKSNLTTMHQTKKKTLPQNIAKIPAPPTSELVEAHISRFKIN from the exons ATGCCTGAATGTCAAGCAAAATTTTGCACTGTCAGAAGGGGACAaggatttaatacattttctatTCCTGACCCTAAGCGTGACTATGAATTGTGCAAAAGATGGATTCATAATTTGGGGAAtgataaattaaacataaaGACTTTTGTGTttgcatattataaaattgtatgtGAAAAACACTTTGAAGAGGATTGCTTTGAAGATGATCTTGAG gCACGCCTGATGAATTTCAAACCAAGAAAAAAGCTGAAAAAGGGGGCAGTTCCTACTATTTTCCTTGACAGCAAAACTCCAAAGAAAAGGGAAACAagtgaaaaaagaataaaagagaAGGAAAAAGTGGAA CTACTTGAAAATATTCTTGTCAATGCTGAAGATGATGACAATATAGATGAGCCAGGCTGTTCTTATGATACTGGGAGATCGGGGCAGAAAAGGAAAGGAGAAACAATTCCTGTGGGAAAATCAAAAAAACCAAAG AATTCAAAGAACACTGTTGATGTTGGAATTCAGTTTGAATACATGGATGAAAGAACTATGAAAGATATGGGAACACAATGTGACATAAGAACTGAAAAATCAACAGAATTCTGTGTCAACTGTAGATCAAGAGAAAACCCTGGTCTAGCAACATCTGATCACGgatattcaaaaatattccAGGATATTCCTTCAACATCAGAAACTGACACTATTTTTCTCTCCTCTACACCTGTGAAATCTGCACAGTGCTTCTCGCACACATTTGAATCGGATGAATTATCACCTGTCAAATCAATTACTACCAAAGCTGACCCAGATTTCTCTTTCATTCCCTCAGATGAGTCAACAAATGAGTTATCAAATTTATCAAGTGATGAAGAGCAAGATGTTAATCCTACTGAGGATTCAAAATTTATTGTCTTTTGGTCATGTATCAAATCTCTTTTCTGTATGTTAATGTGCCAAGTTTGCAAACAACCATTTGATGCCAATGCTACAAACCATTATGTCAATGGGACAGGATTGTCTGTGGAGTTTAATTGCATGAACAACCATAAATTTACTTGGAAATCACAACCCTTTGTAGGGAAACAACCAATTGGTAACATTATGTTATCAGCAGCCACATATTTTAGTGGATTAACTTTCTCAGGCATTTCAAACTTTGCTAAGtgcatgaatttaaaaataatatctagAACAACTTTTATCAATAACAGCAGAACATTAGTGTTACCTGTCATAGATATGTACTACAGAGAACAACAAAatgatattcttaaaaaaatgaaaagaaaacccCTAGTAATTTGTGGAGATGGTAGATGTGATTCTCCAGGTTTCAATGCTAAATACTGTACATATACAGTCATGGAGGCCATGACTTCTgcaattttagattttaatgtTGTTCAAGTAAGTGAAACGGGGTCATCTTCTACAATGGAGTTAGAAGGATTTAAAAGATGCttgtcaaaattaaaacaatccaATATATCTATAAAAGCTTTAGCAACTGACAGACATGTACAAATACGGAGTTTTCTTAGAAAAGAACACCCTGGTATTAAGCATCAGTTTGATGTTTGGCATTTAGCAAAAAGTATATGTAAAAAGCTTCTGGTAGCATCAAAAAAGAAAGGATGTGAAGATTTAGCTCCTTGGATAAGGAGTGTAAACAATCATATTTGGTATTGTGCATGTCGATGTAGAGGTGATCCTGATTTGCTTGTTGAAATGTGGAGGTCTTTAGAACATCATATTTGTAATGTGCACGAATTTCCTGGTAACAATTATACAAAATGTGGTCACCCACAACTCTCAACAAAGGAAACGAGAAAGAAAAAATGGCTGCAGAAAGGTAGCAAGGCCCACAAAGCCCTAGTGACTGTTATTTTTCACAAAAGACTTCTAAAAGATATTCGCCAATTGAATCTGTTTTGTCATACTGGTGAACTTGAGGTATATCATTCAATGATGCTGAAGTACATTCCAAAGCGTCAAGAATTCAAATATGAGCAAATGGTAGCCCGTACACAATTGTCAGCTATTGACCATAACTTCAATATTTGGAGAAATCAAAAAACTGATGATGAGGGTCAACCAAAATTTTACAGAGCTTTCTCAAAAGTTACTGGAAGATGGACTGCCAAGAGACTCTATGAAGAAAAAGATTATGGATTTAGATTAGACTTGATGGATATGGTTCTGGagcaaaaagaattaaaatcaaacttaacaacaatgcatcagacaaaaaagaaaacactaCCACAGAATATAGCTAAAATTCCAGCTCCCCCAACTTCTGAGCTTGTTGAAGCCCATATTTCAAGATTTAAgattaattaa
- the LOC105327382 gene encoding C-signal — translation MTAMSGIALIQGASRGIGLQFCKTLLQRNPATTVIATCRNPNSAQDLVQLKDSNPANLHICKLDVTKEEEIVGVSKFVTDSFGRLDLLINCAGMLHPSGKGETSLRSVDEQGLLSTIHTNAVGPLLMAKMLSPLLLNGQGQFGATPSDSGSAHCGIIANMSAKVGSITDNGLGGWYSYRMSKAALNMATKNLSIELGRGRKKVICVSLHPGTVDTDLSRPYHKNVPNLFTTEYSVNSLLQVIDSLTVEDSGKFFTYDRTELPY, via the exons ATGACTGCAATGAGTGGAATCGCTTTAATACAGGGAGCCAGTAGAGGGATAGGACTTCAGTTTTGTAAAACCCTGTTGCAGCGCAACCCCGCAACAACCGTCATAGCAACATGTCGCAATCCGAACTCAGCCCAAGACCTCGTGCAACTGAAAGACAGCAACCCCGCCAATCTACACATTTGTAAACTAGACGTCACAAAAGAGGAGGAGATTGTAGGCGTGTCTAAGTTTGTGACTGACAGCTTCGGGAGATTGGATCTGCTTATTAACTGTGCAGGGATGCTGCACCCCAGCGGCAAAGGGGAGACAAGTCTGCGTAGTGTTGATGAACAG GGCCTGCTGTCCACCATACATACGAATGCTGTTGGTCCACTGCTGATGGCGAAGATGCTGAGCCCGCTGCTACTGAATGGGCAGGGACAGTTTGGGGCCACGCCCTCTGACTCTGGATCCGCCCACTGTGGAATTATTGCCAACATGTCAGCCAAAGTCGGATCCATCACAGATAACG gcctagGAGGATGGTACAGCTACCGAATGTCCAAGGCAGCACTCAACATGGCCACCAAGAACCTCAGTATAGAACTGGGTCGCGGCCGGAAGAAGGTGATATGTGTGTCGCTACACCCGGGGACTGTCGACACAGATTTATCCCGCCCTTATCACAAGAACGTACCCAACTTATTCACCACGGAATACTCGGTCAATTCGCTACTACAAGTCATTGACTCTTTGACAGTGGAGGATTCTGGGAAATTTTTCACTTATGACAGGACCGAGCTGCCATATTAA